A single genomic interval of Candidatus Jordarchaeales archaeon harbors:
- a CDS encoding CoA-binding protein, translating to MLDEFFNPTSVVIVGGSPVDRKFGHQIIKNIVSLGFRGKVYVVNLKGESVLGVPAVPRVDMLSEVPELGVVVLPPDAAVDAFFELSDIGVKRVIMASSGFSEAGLEGKEREEAIVEEARRKGIRILGPNTIGLVNFSGGFAPMLTPVRKFSAGSVSYVGHSGGLTCGLGWWQPEGVRFSKLVHVGNACDISERDVLEYLSADKETKVILCQLCRLTESVMRGVEEAAKAKPVIVHYIRGESSVLEDVGAICVSHYSEMFEAARVLLSRVPRGNKVAVVGPSSGAISIVTSCFERYGLELARLSEGTEKVLREKVLTPLSPSVNPVDYWPPSRLDGGEVGEKNSVAVKALVDDDGVDIVFVVLELMEEIAFDVEEAFREAVKSGKTLIAILLQVEEGVSRRVQRGLKKLNIPYFWDAERAVRVVGEVVKWVRRKACKEQSVVMVE from the coding sequence AGGTCTACGTTGTTAATTTGAAAGGGGAAAGCGTGCTGGGCGTTCCGGCAGTACCAAGGGTTGACATGCTCAGTGAAGTGCCAGAGTTAGGGGTTGTTGTTCTTCCACCCGACGCGGCTGTTGACGCTTTCTTCGAGCTTTCAGATATTGGTGTTAAGAGAGTGATCATGGCGTCTTCAGGCTTCTCAGAGGCTGGGTTGGAGGGAAAGGAGAGAGAGGAGGCGATCGTCGAGGAGGCGAGGAGGAAAGGGATCCGCATCCTAGGGCCGAACACCATTGGCTTGGTGAACTTTTCCGGGGGTTTCGCTCCAATGCTGACTCCGGTGAGAAAGTTTAGCGCTGGGAGTGTGAGCTATGTGGGGCATAGTGGGGGGTTGACGTGTGGTCTGGGTTGGTGGCAGCCAGAAGGGGTGCGGTTTAGCAAACTGGTCCATGTGGGAAACGCTTGCGATATCAGTGAGAGAGACGTTTTGGAGTACTTGTCGGCAGACAAGGAAACGAAGGTTATTCTTTGCCAGCTCTGCAGACTGACGGAGAGCGTCATGAGGGGGGTCGAGGAGGCTGCTAAAGCAAAGCCCGTTATCGTTCATTACATCCGTGGAGAATCCAGCGTTTTAGAGGATGTGGGTGCTATATGTGTTTCACATTACAGTGAGATGTTCGAGGCTGCAAGGGTGTTGCTAAGCAGAGTTCCTAGGGGGAACAAGGTTGCCGTTGTCGGCCCCTCTTCTGGAGCGATCTCAATAGTTACGTCTTGTTTTGAAAGATACGGCTTGGAGCTGGCCCGCCTTTCGGAGGGAACCGAAAAGGTTCTTAGGGAGAAGGTTTTAACGCCTCTTAGCCCGAGCGTCAATCCTGTTGATTACTGGCCTCCGTCGAGGCTGGATGGTGGGGAGGTAGGTGAGAAGAACAGTGTTGCTGTAAAAGCGCTTGTAGACGACGACGGAGTGGACATTGTGTTTGTGGTGCTGGAACTCATGGAGGAAATTGCCTTTGACGTTGAGGAGGCTTTTCGGGAGGCTGTTAAGTCAGGAAAAACGTTGATCGCCATCCTCCTTCAAGTGGAGGAGGGAGTTTCGAGAAGGGTGCAAAGGGGGTTAAAGAAGCTCAATATACCATACTTTTGGGATGCAGAAAGAGCTGTTAGAGTTGTGGGGGAGGTAGTTAAGTGGGTTAGGCGTAAAGCCTGCAAGGAGCAAAGCGTCGTCATGGTTGAATGA